The Lutibacter sp. A64 genome segment AACTGGAATAAACATAGCAAACGCAGACATTAATATTGAAGTACCCGTTTCTATAGTTGAAATAACAGGATTTGCTACTCCAGCAGTTGTTGCTGTAGAGGCTAAACGTGTAGTGCTTGTAGATCCTTTAATTGCTGTAGCAGTACCTCCACCCGCAATAATTGCAAGCGCCCATGTAATTGTTGGATCTAAATTGCTAACTGTTGCAACCATTACAGCAGTTCCGGCAATGGCAGCAAGCGGTACAGCAATAGTATCTAATAAATTATCGAACCAAGGAATAAAATATGCAAAAATTTCTACTATTGTAGCAATACCTAAAATTATTATTGCAGTAGAACTCCCCACCCATTGCCAACTTTCGTTCAACGGAATTACATTATAAAATGAAGCTAAACTAAGGGCAAACAATGGCACAAAAATTCTAAAACCAACCGAAGCAGCTAAGCCAATTCCTATTAAAATACTAATAATTGTTTCTGGAGTAAAATCCATAATTTAGTTGTTTTTAAAAATTGCATTGGCTTTTTCTAAATCTTCAAGAGTATCTATTCCAATAGCAAGCTGATCGGTTTCTACCATTTTAACAGTTATACCATTTGCTAAAAAACGAAGGTTTTCTAATTTTTCAGCAGCTTCTAACTGATTAATAGGTAATTTTGTAAACCTTAAAAGTGCGTCTTTTCTAAAAGCATAAATACCAATATGTTTGTAATATACAGCTTTTGAAATATCTCTAGCAAAAGGAATTGGACAACGCGAAAAATACATTGCAAAACCGTCTTCATTGCAAACTACTTTTACATTATTTGGATTGTTAACCTCATCTAAATCTTCCATTTTAATTTTTAAGGAAGCAATGTCTATTTTATTTTCAGTATCGTTTTTAAATACTTGCAACAAGTTTTTTAACGGTTCTGTTTGTGTAAAAGGCTCATCTCCTTGTACATTTACAACTATATCTACATCTAAATTCTCAACAGCTTCAGCAATTCTATCGCTACCAGATTCGTGTTCTTTTTTACTTTTAATTGCCTTACCTCCATTTGAAGTTATTTCATTAAAAATAATATCACTGTCTGTGACCACATACACTTCATCAAATAAATTTGATTGCTTTGTAGCTTCATAAGTTCTTAAAATAACAGTTTTTCCTGCTAAATTTTTCATTAATTTACCTGGAAATCTACTTGCTTCATAACGAGCAGGTATCATTGCTATAATCTTCATAAATTTTATTTTTTTATATGAAACCTCCTTAATCTACTAATACTTGCATTTAATTCAAACCCCAACAGTAAAATAATGGCATTTAACCAAACAAAAAGCATTAAAACCAGCAAGGTTCCTATGGATCCATAAAGTTGATTGTAGGTAGCAAATTTTAATACATAAATTGAAAATAATTTAAACATTACTATAGTTAGTAGGGTTGTAAGGATGGAACCTGGTGTAAAAAAAGAAAAGTATTTAACTTCTTTTGTACCGTATTTGTATAAAAGTGAAACGGAAATAAACACCAATAATACAAAAAATAAAAACTGTCCTTTTTCTATCCAAAAAACTTCATCTTCTACCCAACCTTTTGCTTTTAAATCGTTAATTCCAATTTCAAAATACAATATAATTGCTACTGTTGCTACCAAAATTAATGACAATACTATTGACATTATCATTGAAATAAAATATTGACGAATAATGCTTCTCATTTCGGTGACATGGTACGAATATTCAAATCCACCTAAAATTGCATTTACACCGTTTGTCATTAAAAAAATTGAAGCAACAAAACCAAATGAAAGTAAACCACCATACCTATTATTTGCAATATCTTCAATAACATCATGTACAGTTTCGGCTGTATTTGGTGGTAATAATTGTTCTATCATTACCAAAAAATCCTCCTGAAACCCTTCAATAGGGACATACGGAATTAAGGTTAAAATAAACAATATAAAAGGAAACAATGCCATAAAAAAGCTGAAAGCAATTCCTCCTGCTCTTGACGTTAGTGCTCCTTTTAAAATACCAATAACATACATTTCTAGAACATCATACAAGGACATTCCATGTAAACCCGGTATAATTATTTTTTTACCAAGCTTTACCAACCAATTAACTATTGGTATTTTTTGTAAGCTATCTTCAATTTGTTTGGTCATTTTTTTTAATAAAATGTAAAAATTAAAAGATTTAACGTTTAAAGTAACCTAATCCTATATTTAAAAACTAAATATAATCATTTAAACTTTTAGTACTTTTAAACCTTATCCCTTAGACACTTTTAAGTTTTTTTCAAAACTACTAGACCTCTACCGCCTTTAAACTTAAATCCATATTATAAACAGAGTGCGTTAAAGCTCCAGATGAAATACAATCTACTCCGCATTCGGCATATTTTCTAGCAGTTTCTAAATTTATACCACCAGAAGATTCTGTTTGGCACTGCTCACCTATAAGTTCTACAGCTTTTTTAGTATCTTCATAATTAAAATTATCGATTAAAATACGATAAACACCTCCAACAGCTAATATTTCTTTAATTTCTTCTAAACTTCTTGATTCAACAATAATTTTTAAATCTAAATTATTATCAGCTAAATATTTTTGTGTTGTTTTAATGGCTTTTGTAACACCTCCACAAAAATCTATATGGTTATCTTTTAACATAATCATATCATACAAAGCAAATCTATGATTTTCTCCTCCTCCAATTTTAACAGCCCACTTTTCTAGTGCTCTAATTCCAGGAGTTGTTTTTCTAGTATCTAAAACTTTTGTTTTTGTACCTTCTAAAAGTTTAACAAATTCGTTGGTTTTTTTAGCAATTGCGCTCATACGTTGCATAAT includes the following:
- a CDS encoding DUF4126 domain-containing protein, with translation MDFTPETIISILIGIGLAASVGFRIFVPLFALSLASFYNVIPLNESWQWVGSSTAIIILGIATIVEIFAYFIPWFDNLLDTIAVPLAAIAGTAVMVATVSNLDPTITWALAIIAGGGTATAIKGSTSTTRLASTATTAGVANPVISTIETGTSILMSAFAMFIPVLAIICVVLILWVLFKVFKLFKSKK
- the nadC gene encoding carboxylating nicotinate-nucleotide diphosphorylase; this encodes MISKEQFEKELDIIISNAIREDIGDGDHSSLACIPKDATGKAKLLVKEDGIIAGVEMAKRIFKYVDADLKVETLINDGAKVNYGDIVFYVEGSSQSILKSERLVLNIMQRMSAIAKKTNEFVKLLEGTKTKVLDTRKTTPGIRALEKWAVKIGGGENHRFALYDMIMLKDNHIDFCGGVTKAIKTTQKYLADNNLDLKIIVESRSLEEIKEILAVGGVYRILIDNFNYEDTKKAVELIGEQCQTESSGGINLETARKYAECGVDCISSGALTHSVYNMDLSLKAVEV
- a CDS encoding YihY/virulence factor BrkB family protein; protein product: MTKQIEDSLQKIPIVNWLVKLGKKIIIPGLHGMSLYDVLEMYVIGILKGALTSRAGGIAFSFFMALFPFILFILTLIPYVPIEGFQEDFLVMIEQLLPPNTAETVHDVIEDIANNRYGGLLSFGFVASIFLMTNGVNAILGGFEYSYHVTEMRSIIRQYFISMIMSIVLSLILVATVAIILYFEIGINDLKAKGWVEDEVFWIEKGQFLFFVLLVFISVSLLYKYGTKEVKYFSFFTPGSILTTLLTIVMFKLFSIYVLKFATYNQLYGSIGTLLVLMLFVWLNAIILLLGFELNASISRLRRFHIKK
- the kdsB gene encoding 3-deoxy-manno-octulosonate cytidylyltransferase — its product is MKIIAMIPARYEASRFPGKLMKNLAGKTVILRTYEATKQSNLFDEVYVVTDSDIIFNEITSNGGKAIKSKKEHESGSDRIAEAVENLDVDIVVNVQGDEPFTQTEPLKNLLQVFKNDTENKIDIASLKIKMEDLDEVNNPNNVKVVCNEDGFAMYFSRCPIPFARDISKAVYYKHIGIYAFRKDALLRFTKLPINQLEAAEKLENLRFLANGITVKMVETDQLAIGIDTLEDLEKANAIFKNN